The sequence below is a genomic window from Bacillota bacterium.
AGGGGAGCCGGTCAGTGCTTTTCAGAGGGAATTCGCAGAGATCAACCGCCGCTCAACCCCGATAACCCGGTAATAACGATGAAGCCGCAGCAAAAGCCTGCGGCTTCAACTTTTCTGACGCTTCACGCCGGCTATTCGGCGACGCCCCGCCCATGTTTTAAGAGCTCCGACACGGTGACCAACTGATAACCCCTCTCTTTTAATCCCTGGATAATGCCCGGAAGCGAGTCGGGGGTCTCGTCGGCGCTGTCACTGGCGTGCATCAGGATGATCGCCCCCGGTCCAGCCTGGTCCAGTACCCGTTTGGTGCTCGCTTTAGCCCCGATATCTTTCCAATCCAGCGAATCAACGCTCCACTGAATCGCCCGGTAACCGGCTTCGGAAATGGCTTCGACCACCCGCTCATTCCAGTCGCCGTTCGGGGTCCGGATGAGGGCGGGTGTTCGACCGGTGGTTTCCTCAAGTGCTCTGTGGGCCTTGGCGATCTCCTCCTTGATTACCGCATCCGAAAAAGTGCTGTAGTCTTCGTGACGCCAGCCGTGGCTGCCGACCTCGTGCCCGTCGTCCGCGATCCGCCTGGCGATCTCGGGATATTTTACCACCCAGGGGCCGGACAGGAAAAAGGTGCACTTGACCGCCTCCCGCTCGAGAATGTCGAGCACCGGCGGCGGCACCTTCTCGCCCCAGCTGATGTCGAAGGTGAGTGCCACCACCGGATCCTCGGTTTTGACCCGGTAAACAATCCCGGAGTGCTCGGTGAGCGTTGGCACGACGACCACGGGTCGGCGTGTCATGACCGAGGTGAACGCGGCGGCCGCAAGGACCAGCACGACGGCCAGGACCAGGTTCCGCTTCAAGCTGCGGGCACTGAAAACGTAAATGCGCACAGGGGAACACCGCCCTTCGAACGTTATGGTAAGTTATATTTCCCACCGCAGACAAATATGCCCACGAGGCCGCGCGTAAGAAAACTCCATTGCGGCGAGAGAATAATGCAGGAGCGTGATAGCTGATGAAATTATTGGCAAGGGCAAGCCTGGCCTTGCTAATCGTCTTGTTTGTCTTCCCAGTACTGCAGTCGTCTCCGGCAGCACAGCCAGCGGATTTAATCGTGGAGCCGCCCAGGGTTACCGCCGACGCCGCCATCCTGGTCGACGTCCGGACCGGACACGTGTTTTTCGCCAAAAATGAAAAACACCGAAACGACCCCGCGAGCCTCACCAAGGTGATCACCGCCATCGTCGCGCTGGAGGCGGGCCGTCCCGGAGACGTGGTTACCGTGAGCGAAAGAGCGGCCCGGTTCGGGCGGGGAAGCGTCATCGACCTCCGAACCGGGGAGAAAATCACCCTGGAGAACTTGTTGAAAGCCGCCCTGATAATGTCAGCCAATGATTGCACTATTGCGATCGGGGAACATGTCGCCGGCGACTACGACCTGTTTGTACGGTGGATGAACCTGAAAGCACGGCAGTTGGGAGCATACGACACCCGTTTCCAGAACACGCACGGCTTCACCCACCCCAACCACTATTCCACGGCTGCGGACCTGGCGGAGATCACCCGGTACGCCTTGCGGATTCCGCACTTCGCCGCCCTGGTGCGGACCAGGGAAATCACCGTCTACTGGCGCGAACCGGACCGTAAGCGGACCATCCGGAACACCAACCGCCTGCTTCGCTCGGATTATGAAGGTATCGACGGCGTAAAGACCGGCACGACCTCCGCCGCCGGTCACTGCCTCATTGCCTCGGCCACCAGGGACGGCCGTCAGCTAGTGGCCGTGGTCCTGCACAGCGACGGCCGGTATCAGGACGCCCGTCGGCTGCTGAACTACGGTTTTGCGTTGGAACCCATCGAAGCGGCCACCCGAGGCGAACAGATCACCCGGTTGATGGTCCGCGAGGGTGTGCGGCCCGACGTCGCCGTGGTGCCGGCCGAAACCGTAAAGCTATACCTCCCCGCGGAACAACTCCCCCTGCTGGAGAAAGAAGTCCGGCTGAGAACAGAACTTGAGGCCCCGGTCGCCCCCGGGGTAAAGCTGGGCGAAATGTCCTTCAGGATCAACGGGCGCCAGCTGGCCCAGGTCGATCTCACGGTCGGCTACGGGGTGGCCCGCAAGCCCTGGTACACTCGCCTGCGATGATTCAGCCTGTGCGCCGGGGGGGGCGGCTGATCCCGCATGCCTGGTTCACCCGGGGCGCCGGCGGGGCGTAGCACGGGGTGCAGCCCGGCTTGACAAAAGAGCCGAACTCGGGCATAATGGGAAATACATTCGGGCGGGTAGTTCAGTGGGAGAACGTCTGCTTGACGCGCAGAAGGTCGTGAGTTCAATCCTCGCCCCGCCCACCATCTAGGACTTGCAGTCCCAAGGCGTTCGGCCTTGGGATTCTACAATTTAAAGAGGCGCGCCCAGGCCAAAGAGAGGATAAGGTAACGCCAGTAAGGAGTTATGGCGATTTTGGGTCCTGGATCAAGGAGCTGCCGGTGGCGATTACGGAAAGAGATCTCTGTACAAGCTAGGATTTATCTTGAGTGCCCGTCGGGGGCAGGTCCACGATTGCACTGATCATCGCGAAGGCGTCTTCCCACCATGCCGGACAGCCGGATTGCCCACGGGTAGTGTAGATCTCTTCGTCGGTCCAGAGAATGAAGGCCCAGTTCACCCCGGGAATGGGGGTATCACGCGCGAAGCGGGGTTCGCTGGGGTAGCTCTCCCGGGCCGCCTTCATGACGTCGATTATCCAGTCAAAGAACTCCTGTTCCCGCTCCTCTTGCTAAAAAAGGGTGCCGAAAAACAAAGACCGCCGTTTACGGCGGCTTTCAACTTGGGCGGGACCGGTTGATCGCTCCAAGGGCTGCAAGAACCGGCGGGGCAGGTTGGCGCCGGTGACCGGCTGATGGTCGCGGAGAAAAAAGCGGGGCGGGTTTTTTCCCGTCATCGCCCATGCGGTGGGGAAAACCGTATGGCGCTAGGGTGCGGGGACCCGGGGTCACTTCGGACGTACCGGGGGTCACCGCGGCCGCGCCGGTTCCAGGTTTACGTTCCAGCCCTTGATGACGGCGTGGCGCATCGAGGCCACCACCTGGTGGGCCACCTCCCCGGGCACCTCCAGGAAGGTGAAGTTGTCGTAGATGTCGATCGCCCCGATTACGCCTCCCGGGATACGTGCCTGCTCGGCCACGCCGCGCACGATGTCGGCCGGGGTAACCCCCTGATTCCGGCCGATATTCATGAATAAGCGCACCATACCCGCCTCGGCCCCGGTGTCCCCGAACTTTTCGGCGCGTAGCGCGCCCGCGTCCCGGTCCGCACGTCCCAGGTCCCTGGCCAGCAGCTTAAGGGCGGCGGCGGCCACCTCCGCCGGTTCGTATTCCTCGCTGAGTTCCTGAACCAAAGTGCGGTAGGGGGTGAGGTTGCCGGTGCCCAACGCTTCCAGCAGACGCTGCCGCCAGATCTCCATCCGGCGGTCCGCCACGTCAGCGAGTGAGGGAATGGGGTGCCGTTCAATACGCACCTTCACCAGGCGCTGGATGGTACGCAAAAGGGGCAGTTCCTTTGGGTGCACCAGGGTGATGGCCGTGCCGGTCCGGCCCGCCCGCCCGGTTCGGCCGATGCGGTGCACGTATGATTCCGGGTCCTGCGGGCAGTCGTAGTTGATCACGTGCGAAATGTTCTGTACGTCAATGCCCCGGGCGGCCACGTCGGTGGCCACCAGCAGGTCGATGTCCCCCTCGCGGAACGCCCCCATCACCCGGTTGCGCTGGTTTTGCTCGAGGTCCCCGTGGATGTGGTCGGCGGGGTAACCCCGGGAACGGAGGGCCTCGGCCAGTTCATCCACCCGGCGCTTGGTGCGGCAGAAAATAATGGCCCGGTCCACGGCTTCGGCGTCCAAAATCCGGCACAACGCTTCCAGATGGTCCATGTTTCTGATTTCGCAGTAGATCTGCCAGATATCCGGCGCGGCCACGTACTCGGGATTGATGCTCACGTGGACGGGCGCACGCATATATTTCTCGGCCAGCCGGGCGATGGGGCCCGGGATGGTGGCCGAAAAGAGGAGCGTCTGGCGACCTGGCGGGGTGGCGTTCAAGATGCTTTCGATGTCGTCGATGAATCCCATATCGAGCATTTCGTCGGCCTCGTCCAACACCACGGCCTGAAGGTGTTCCAGGCGCAGCGTCTTCCGGTTCAGGTGATCCAGCACCCGCCCCGGTGTGCCCACCACCACGTCCACGCCGCGCTGCAGGGCTTTGATCTGCCGTCCGATGCCCTGACCCCCATAGACGGGCAGTACCCGGGTGGTCGTGTACCGGCCGACGCGTGCGAACTCCTCCGCCACCTGGATGGCCAATTCCCGGGTCGGGGTCATTGCCAGGACTTGCGGCCAACCCCGCCTGGGCTGCAGGCGCATCAGCAGAGGAATGGCGAAAGCCGCCGTCTTCCCCGTGCCGGTCTGAGCCTGACCGACCAGGTCCCGGCCGTCAAGGAGTTGGGGTATGGTCTGGAGCTGAATCGGCGAGGGTTCCTCGAAACCCATGTCGTCCACAGCCCTCAAGATTTCGGGGTTTATGCCCAGGTCGGCAAAACTCGCCGTCGGTCTTTCCTTACTCATATCGATAGCCTCCGAATCAACTGGTAGTGTTTCCAATAAGGGTTCATCCGGACGACCGTTGCCTTTGGACCAGAAATGGTCTTCACAGGTAGTGTTTCCAATAAGGGCCTATCCGGACCCCAAATATTGTATCACTTTTCTTCCACAACGAAAAGGCAGTCTTGCGGCGCATGCGGCGCACAGGACGCCCTGATTCAACGAGAATTAGCCGTGGTCAACGGCGGGGATGCTGGTTATAATGAGAAAGAAACGTGCAGAGGAGGGGCTCGGTTGAGCAAAGCGGTCATCGAAACGGAAAAGGGCAACATCGTCGTGGAGTTGTTCGAAAAGGAAGCCCCCAATACCGTAGCCAACTTCACCAAGCTCATCAAACAGGGTTTCTACGACGGACTGACTTTCCACCGGGTAATCCCGAGTTTCGTCATTCAGGGCGGCTGCCCCAAGGGCAACGGCACCGGCGGCCCGGGTTACACCATCAAGTGCGAGATCAACCCGAAAAAACACGTCCGGGGGGCCCTTTCCATGGCCCACGCGGGGCGGAACACCGGCGGCAGCCAGTTCTTCGTCTGCCACGACTCTTTTCCGCACTTGGACGGGGTCCATACCGTATTCGGCCAGGTCGTCGAGGGGCAGGACGTGGTGGACCGGATCAAGCAGGGAGACCGGATGACCAAGGTGAGGGTGGAGGAAGAGTAGCAGGAGGCGCCGCTGCGGCGCCGTCACCCCGGATTCGCGTGGTATAACCAGGTGTTCGCCGTATGCTGCAGCGCCGGCGGCCCGCAGGAATCCCTCTGCCGGCGGCGAATTCTTGCGCGAGGGATCTGCGGGCCGAAAAGGGGTGAATCGGGTTGAAATGTGCCGACTGCAAGCAGAATCCCCGGAACGCGTGCGACAAAACCGGCTTTGACTGTACCGGCGGCAAGCTGGTGCTGTCCGAATACGCCCTCCCGGAAAACCGGCCTTTCCTCTCGTTGAGCAGTGAATTTCAGTGCCAATTCGGCAATGCGCTCAGCCGTCTGGAGGAACTGGTCAAATTCTGTGAAGCAATGGGCTATCGTAAGCTGGGCCTGGCTTTTTGTTTGGGCTTGGCCCGGGAGGCCGGCGACTTGGCCGCGGTGCTGGAAAGCAGAGGTTTTCGGGTCGAATCGGTTTGCTGCAAAGTGGGCGGTCTTAGAAAGGATGACTTCGGTCTCGAAAAACTGGACCCGGAGAAATGCGAGACTCTGTGCAACCCGGTAGCTCAGGCCAAGATTCTGAACCGGGCGAGGACCGAGCTGAACATCGAGTTAGGTTTGTGCGTGGGGCACGACATTCTGTTTCACAAATACGTCCGGGCACCGGTCACGGTGTTCGCGGTAAAGGACCGGGTGCTGGCGCACAACCCACTGGGCGTGTTCCAGGCCAGTTACCTGCGCAGACGGTTCGGCCTCGAGGAATAGCGCGATGAACGGACGGAAAGCCGGCTTTTGGCACCGGTGGCCCTTTCACCGTCTTCTGCCTGCAAATAGCCGCTCCATTGACCGGTGACAATGGTAACCTTATAACACAAGACTGCCGGAGGCGTGGAAGAAGAAGTCCGGTGCCCCGGGAGGGTTTGCGCTTGAAGTGGTGCACGCCAGACGAGGCCCCCGGCTGGGCTGAGGAGTCCGGGGTGCCCCGGGAGGGTTTCCATTGGAAGTAGTCCACGGATATCTGGAACGGATCACTTACTACAACGAGGAAAACCACTTCACCGTCGCCCGGCTGCAGGAAACCGGGAAAAAGGAACTGATTACGATTGTGGGCAACCTGGCCGGCATCACCCCCGGGGAGTCCCTGAAACTCACCGGGAAGTGGGTTGCCGACCCCCGGTTCGGGCCGCAGTTCCGGGTCGAGAGGTTCGAGACCGTGGTTCCGGCGACGGTCAACGGTATTCGCAAGTACCTGGGTTCGGGACTCATCAGAGGCATCGGTCCCGTAATGGCCAAAAGAATCGTTAAGGTTTTCGGCCTGCAGACGCTGGACGTGATCGACCATTCCCCCGGGCGGCTGGCGGAGGTGGCCGGCATCGGCCCCAAGCGGGTGGCCCTGATCACCAGGGCCTGGGAGGACCAGAAGGAAATCCGGGGGATCATGGTTTTCCTTCAGGACCACGGCATCAGCGCCGCCTACGCCGCCAAGATATACAAGCAGTACGGAAACGCCGCGGTGGAGGTCGTGAAAACGAATCCGTACCGCCTCGCGGCCGACGTGCACGGCATCGGCTTCATCACCGCCGACCGGATCGCGAGGCAGGCGGGCATCGATCCCAATTCCATCACACGGGCCGAGGAAGGGACCCTCTACGTCCTGAACGAGAGCACCAACGAAGGACACGTCTACCTCCCTTGCGAAACGCTCGTGACCCGGGCGGCCCAAATGCTGGAGGTCAGCCGGGACCTCGTTGCCGAGGCCCTGGAACGGTTGATCACGCGCCGGCGTGTGGTGCGGGAGGACGAAGCGGTGTACCCCGCGCCCTTTTACGCCGCCGAAACCAGTCTCGCCGAGCGCCTGGGCGGGCTCCGGGACGCCGGAGCCGCCGTCGGGGTACCCGGGGGTACCCGGCGGGGGTACCCGCGTCAGTGGGTCAGTGGGTCAGCGGGTCGGGTGGACACCGCCCAAGCGCTTCCC
It includes:
- a CDS encoding polysaccharide deacetylase family protein: MRIYVFSARSLKRNLVLAVVLVLAAAAFTSVMTRRPVVVVPTLTEHSGIVYRVKTEDPVVALTFDISWGEKVPPPVLDILEREAVKCTFFLSGPWVVKYPEIARRIADDGHEVGSHGWRHEDYSTFSDAVIKEEIAKAHRALEETTGRTPALIRTPNGDWNERVVEAISEAGYRAIQWSVDSLDWKDIGAKASTKRVLDQAGPGAIILMHASDSADETPDSLPGIIQGLKERGYQLVTVSELLKHGRGVAE
- a CDS encoding D-alanyl-D-alanine carboxypeptidase family protein, with the translated sequence MEPPRVTADAAILVDVRTGHVFFAKNEKHRNDPASLTKVITAIVALEAGRPGDVVTVSERAARFGRGSVIDLRTGEKITLENLLKAALIMSANDCTIAIGEHVAGDYDLFVRWMNLKARQLGAYDTRFQNTHGFTHPNHYSTAADLAEITRYALRIPHFAALVRTREITVYWREPDRKRTIRNTNRLLRSDYEGIDGVKTGTTSAAGHCLIASATRDGRQLVAVVLHSDGRYQDARRLLNYGFALEPIEAATRGEQITRLMVREGVRPDVAVVPAETVKLYLPAEQLPLLEKEVRLRTELEAPVAPGVKLGEMSFRINGRQLAQVDLTVGYGVARKPWYTRLR
- a CDS encoding DEAD/DEAH box helicase, which translates into the protein MSKERPTASFADLGINPEILRAVDDMGFEEPSPIQLQTIPQLLDGRDLVGQAQTGTGKTAAFAIPLLMRLQPRRGWPQVLAMTPTRELAIQVAEEFARVGRYTTTRVLPVYGGQGIGRQIKALQRGVDVVVGTPGRVLDHLNRKTLRLEHLQAVVLDEADEMLDMGFIDDIESILNATPPGRQTLLFSATIPGPIARLAEKYMRAPVHVSINPEYVAAPDIWQIYCEIRNMDHLEALCRILDAEAVDRAIIFCRTKRRVDELAEALRSRGYPADHIHGDLEQNQRNRVMGAFREGDIDLLVATDVAARGIDVQNISHVINYDCPQDPESYVHRIGRTGRAGRTGTAITLVHPKELPLLRTIQRLVKVRIERHPIPSLADVADRRMEIWRQRLLEALGTGNLTPYRTLVQELSEEYEPAEVAAAALKLLARDLGRADRDAGALRAEKFGDTGAEAGMVRLFMNIGRNQGVTPADIVRGVAEQARIPGGVIGAIDIYDNFTFLEVPGEVAHQVVASMRHAVIKGWNVNLEPARPR
- a CDS encoding peptidylprolyl isomerase, translating into MSKAVIETEKGNIVVELFEKEAPNTVANFTKLIKQGFYDGLTFHRVIPSFVIQGGCPKGNGTGGPGYTIKCEINPKKHVRGALSMAHAGRNTGGSQFFVCHDSFPHLDGVHTVFGQVVEGQDVVDRIKQGDRMTKVRVEEE
- a CDS encoding DUF1847 domain-containing protein produces the protein MKCADCKQNPRNACDKTGFDCTGGKLVLSEYALPENRPFLSLSSEFQCQFGNALSRLEELVKFCEAMGYRKLGLAFCLGLAREAGDLAAVLESRGFRVESVCCKVGGLRKDDFGLEKLDPEKCETLCNPVAQAKILNRARTELNIELGLCVGHDILFHKYVRAPVTVFAVKDRVLAHNPLGVFQASYLRRRFGLEE